The genomic window CGCCGCCGGACCCGCGTCGAAGAAATAGACGGTTCCATGGACGACCATTTTCTGGAGAGCGAGTTCGAGGCGGACATCGACCTGACGCCGCTGATCGACGTCATCTTCATGCTGCTGCTGTTCTTCATCCTGGCCTCGACCTTCAGCCTGCCGGCGCTGCGGGTGACGCTGCCCTCCGCCGCCACGGCGGGGCCCGTCCCGAACGACCCGCCCCGGCTTGTTTTTTCCGTCGACGCGCAGGGCGCGCTGTTCCATCTCGGCGCGCCCCTGGACCTCGCGGAGGTGCCGGCCCGGCTGGAGGCGGCGACGGAACAACCGGTGGAACTGCGCGTGGACCGCGCCGCGCCGTTCCAGTCGTTCATTTCCGTGCTCGACCGGATGCGCGCCTGCGGGAGAAACGATGTGCTCATCACCGCGCAACCCCATTAGCCACCCGGATCCCGCCGCCCGCGCCGGCACGGTGATCGGGCTGATCGGCGTGTTGGCGGGGTTCGTCCCTCTCCTGGGCTGGGAAGCGATGGGGCCGCGGCCGGGCGACATGGAGCTGTTTCCCGAAACCGCGCTGCGCCTCACCCTGGCGCCGACTCCCGCCGTAGCGCCCGCTCCGCCGGAGCCGCCCAAGACCGAACCGGCCGACGCGCCTCGGCCCGAACTGGAATCGGAACCCGTAATCGAGACCCCTGCCATTCCGCCCGCGCCGGCCGCAGCCGAGCAGCCGCCGGTGGAGACTCCGGGCGAAGCCGGCCGCGAGGACGCCATCCGCGAGGAATGGTTCAGCGAGTTGCGCCGGCGGATCGAGGAAAACAAATTCTATCCCGGGAGCGCCCGTTTTTCCGAGCAGACGGGGACCGTGACCCTGCGCGTGCGCATCAGCGCCGGCGCGGAGATCCTCGGGTCGGAGATCGCGGCGAACACGGGCGCGGAGCGGCTGGCGGAGGGCGCACAGGCCATCCTGCGGCGGGCGGCGACCCGCCCGCTCGGCACGAACCGGCTCTCCACGGAAATCCAGGTGCAAGTGCCGATCACGTACCGGATGGCGGAAAGATAAGAAAAACGCTCACGGCTTGGCGGCGAGCGCGAGGTCGCGGGTGTCGTAGAACTTCAGCAGGGTGCCCAGGCCCAGCAGGTCCATCGTCCGCACGAGTTTGCGGTTGACGTTGCACAGGGCGAACCAGCCGAGGTGGCCGAAGCAGGTCCGGTGATACTTGGCCAGCAGGCCGAGACCGCGGCTGTTGATGTAGGTCATGTCCTGGCAGTCGAGCAGGACGTAGGCGCCGGGCTTGGCCGCGACGGGATCGAGGGCGATGCGAAACTGCTCGATGGTGGCCGAATCCACAGGCCCCGCCACGGTCACCACCGTGACATTGCCGGCCTGTTCCGTGAACATTTTAAGTTCGGGATTCGCCATCGCGCTCCTTTCACCCGCCCGACACCGACGCGAACCATTTCCTTTCTACCCGAGCCTGGGACCCACGTCAAGAAAGCCCGCGGCAAAAAGGACGGCCGCGGCTATCGCTTCTCCGGCGCGGCTCCCGCCTTCAGGGGATCCGTTTCGACCCGGTGCAGTTCCTCCGCGCGGTCCGGGGCCAGGTCGGTCCGCAGAAAAGCGCCGGTGTCCGGCAGCAGCACGGTGACGGCCGACTTGCCGTCCAGCCACGCGATCCCGTTCCGCAGATCGAAATCCAGGACGTGCCCGCCGCCGGTCCGGTCGCGGGTCAGGAAGTGGAAATGCCAGCCCGGCACGTTCACGCCCTTCACGAACGGCGGACTCCAGAACCCGACCAGGTAGCCTTCCGCGTCGGAGAACTCGAAGACCGACTGGTTCTTGGTGACCTCGGCCAGCGGGATGTAGGGCGGCGCCTGGCGCGGCACGGAGCGGGTCTTGACGCGGTGAAAGCGGCCGTACACCCACACCGCGCAGAAGTGATTCGGCGTGGGGAGCTGCCGGCGCAGCTCTTCCTGGAACGCGGCGTAGGTGAGGCCTTCCATCGGCTGCCCCTCGGGGCGGTCCGCCTTGAAGAACGTCACCGTGGCGAACGGCGTGGTCTCGGTGTCGCGGACCTTCTCCACGCGCCCGTCGGCCCGGACGGCGTACACGGTGCCGCCGAGCAGGGTCATCTCGCCGTCCAGCTGGTCGAAGGTCCCGATGCCGAAATCGCCGTGCCGCCGGAGTTCCGCGCACGGGAGGACGCCGTCGTAGTTCCCGGCGAGGAGCGCGTCGATCACCGAGTACTGGACCAGCGCGTCGGGCCGCCGGGCGGCGCGGTGCGCGCAGCCCGGACCCAGAAGCCCGAGGCCGGCGAGACACAGGCCGGCCCATGACAGGATCCTGCGCATGGCCTACAGCACCCACCCGAGCGCCAGGGAGAACATCACGTGGTTGTTTGAAATGCCGGCGCTGTCCTCGTACGTCTCACCCGACTCCACGATGGTCATGTCGCCCTGGAATTCCGGGATGTCCTGGTAGTCCACGGCCCCGGAGAGGAAGAGCTGCGGGGTGATCCGGTAGGTCGCCGAGACGCCGACCGCGTAGAAATCGCCGCCGTCAAAGCTCTCCTCGAAATGCAGTTCCCGCAGGATATGGTGGTCCTTGTCCTCCGCGCTGACGATCGGGCTGTACAGCGCGTAGGCGTTCCAGCCGAGCGAACCCGCGCGCCCGTCCAGGTTCAGCCCGACGTACGGGATGTCGAACGTCTGCTGGTAGTCGATGACGTTCTGCCCGTCGAAGTTGCCGACGTAATCGCGGAACCCGTACACGGAGTAGACGAATTCCCGGCCGTAATCGGTCCATTCCCAGTAGTCCCGCTTGTAGCCGACGAGGGCCCGGAGCCCGACCTGGGGGCGGCGGACGAGGAGGTAGTTGGCGTTGATGTCCAGGCTGTAGCCGCTCTCCACGTCCACATCGCTGCGGGAATAATCGGTCCAGTCCATGCCGGGGACGAACCAGTCGTAATCCTTCATCTCGCCGTCGCCCTTGTTCGCGGCGACCCAGAAGCCCGCGTTGAACCCGAACTTCCCGGCCGCGCCCGAGAAGACCGCGCCGCCCATCACCAGGCCGGACAGGTCCCATTGCAGTTCGCTAAGCTTGTAGTTGTCCAACTCCGGCTCGTACACGAGTTCGCCCGCCTCGCCCTGCAGGAAGCCCACGGAGCCGCGGAGCGAGAAGGCCTGGGGTTTCTCCTTGGTCGGCTCCAGCAGCGGATCCTGCGCGGCATGCAACGCCATGGTCACCCGCGTCCCGGCCAGCACGCACAGGGCCGCACCCAGCACCATCCGAGCCGAACTGCGAGTCATCGTATCCTCCCGGTTGAAGGGTTCGCGAGGGCTTTCACCCGTTGCCGGTCATATATAGTCTCCCGGCCCCGCGCGGCCAAGGCTTTTCGATCAAGAACAGCCTACCGGCGCCGGGCGGAAGGGAGTAGAATCGCGCCCGCATGGAATCCGCCGCCACGGGAGCCGAACGGGGTACCACACGCGCGATCGCCGCGGGCCTTTTCCTGGCCGCGCTGCTCGCGAGGCTGGCGGTCCTCCTCCCCCTCCACGCCCATCCGTTGTGCGGGCTCCCGATCGTGGACGCGGCCTCGTACGTCGACCAGGCCCGGGCCCTGGCGGCGGGATCGCCGGTGACCGAGGCCCTGTTCTGGCAACCGGTCTTCTATCCGCTCTGGCTCTCGCTGGTCTTCCGCGCGTTCGGGGCCTCGCTGCTCGCGGCCCGACTGCTCCAGGCGCTGCTCGGCGCGGCGGCCTGCGTCCTGGTCTATCTCTTCACGCGGCAGGCGGTCGGCCGCCGCGCGGCCATCGCCGCGGGGTTGATCCTGGCCTTCTACGGGCCCGTGATCGCCTTGGAAAGCGACCTGCTCTCGGAAGGCTGGGCGGTGTTCTGGGCCGCCCTGCTGCTCTGGTTGTTCCAGCGCGCCCACACCGATCCGCGGCCCGCGCACCTCGCGGCATGGGGTGCCGCCGGCGGCCTGGCGATCCTCACCAGACCCACGTTTCTGCCCTTTGTGGCGGGCGCGGCCTTGTGGCTGACACTCACCGTCGCGCGGCGAAGCGGCGGGAAAACCGGCTTGGACGCGGCCGGCACGCTGGCGCTGGGGCTGCTGCTCATCCTCCTGCCGGCGGCCGCGTTCTGCCGGCAGCACACGGGACGCTTCACGGTTTTTCCATCCAGCTCGGGCCTGAACCTCTATCTCGGCAACAACCCGCGTTGGGTCCGGACCGTTTCGATCCGGCCGGGCGTCGAATGGATGGACTTGATCCGCGAACCGCAGCGCGAGGGCCGCGCGGACATCTGGGAACAGTCGGATTATTTCCGCGGGAAGGTCCGGGAATACGCCGGGACCCGGCCCGGCTCCTTCGCGTCCGGACTGCTTGGCAAAACCGCGCGCCTCCTCTGCTCGCGTGAAATCCCGCGCAACCATAACCTCTACTCGCTGCGCGAGGCCGCCCCCGTCTTGAAGCCGCTGCTCTGGAAGGCCGGCGGCTTCGGCTTCCCCTTCGGCTTGCTGCTGCCCCTCGCCCTCCTCGGCCTCGCGACGCGCGGCCGGCGGCTGGACCCGGTGTGGCTGTTCCTGCTGCTCTACTCGCCCGCGGTCATCGCGGTCTTCGTATCCGACCGGTACCGTGCGCCGGCGATCCCCGCGCTGGCGGTCGCCGCCGCCTTCGGCCTGGCCTGGCTGTGGGAGCAGCGCGGAAACCGGAGGCGCGTGGGCGCAGCGATCGCGGCGCTCGCCGCCGCGGCCGCGCTGATCAGCCTGCCGCGCGCTTATCCCGAGGAGCGGCTTTCCTTCGAGGCGGAGCGGAACTGGGCCGCCG from Kiritimatiellia bacterium includes these protein-coding regions:
- a CDS encoding biopolymer transporter ExbD codes for the protein MDDHFLESEFEADIDLTPLIDVIFMLLLFFILASTFSLPALRVTLPSAATAGPVPNDPPRLVFSVDAQGALFHLGAPLDLAEVPARLEAATEQPVELRVDRAAPFQSFISVLDRMRACGRNDVLITAQPH
- a CDS encoding TonB family protein, with the translated sequence MCSSPRNPISHPDPAARAGTVIGLIGVLAGFVPLLGWEAMGPRPGDMELFPETALRLTLAPTPAVAPAPPEPPKTEPADAPRPELESEPVIETPAIPPAPAAAEQPPVETPGEAGREDAIREEWFSELRRRIEENKFYPGSARFSEQTGTVTLRVRISAGAEILGSEIAANTGAERLAEGAQAILRRAATRPLGTNRLSTEIQVQVPITYRMAER
- a CDS encoding STAS domain-containing protein, giving the protein MANPELKMFTEQAGNVTVVTVAGPVDSATIEQFRIALDPVAAKPGAYVLLDCQDMTYINSRGLGLLAKYHRTCFGHLGWFALCNVNRKLVRTMDLLGLGTLLKFYDTRDLALAAKP
- the budA gene encoding acetolactate decarboxylase — protein: MRRILSWAGLCLAGLGLLGPGCAHRAARRPDALVQYSVIDALLAGNYDGVLPCAELRRHGDFGIGTFDQLDGEMTLLGGTVYAVRADGRVEKVRDTETTPFATVTFFKADRPEGQPMEGLTYAAFQEELRRQLPTPNHFCAVWVYGRFHRVKTRSVPRQAPPYIPLAEVTKNQSVFEFSDAEGYLVGFWSPPFVKGVNVPGWHFHFLTRDRTGGGHVLDFDLRNGIAWLDGKSAVTVLLPDTGAFLRTDLAPDRAEELHRVETDPLKAGAAPEKR
- a CDS encoding omptin family outer membrane protease codes for the protein MTRSSARMVLGAALCVLAGTRVTMALHAAQDPLLEPTKEKPQAFSLRGSVGFLQGEAGELVYEPELDNYKLSELQWDLSGLVMGGAVFSGAAGKFGFNAGFWVAANKGDGEMKDYDWFVPGMDWTDYSRSDVDVESGYSLDINANYLLVRRPQVGLRALVGYKRDYWEWTDYGREFVYSVYGFRDYVGNFDGQNVIDYQQTFDIPYVGLNLDGRAGSLGWNAYALYSPIVSAEDKDHHILRELHFEESFDGGDFYAVGVSATYRITPQLFLSGAVDYQDIPEFQGDMTIVESGETYEDSAGISNNHVMFSLALGWVL
- a CDS encoding glycosyltransferase family 39 protein, with the translated sequence MESAATGAERGTTRAIAAGLFLAALLARLAVLLPLHAHPLCGLPIVDAASYVDQARALAAGSPVTEALFWQPVFYPLWLSLVFRAFGASLLAARLLQALLGAAACVLVYLFTRQAVGRRAAIAAGLILAFYGPVIALESDLLSEGWAVFWAALLLWLFQRAHTDPRPAHLAAWGAAGGLAILTRPTFLPFVAGAALWLTLTVARRSGGKTGLDAAGTLALGLLLILLPAAAFCRQHTGRFTVFPSSSGLNLYLGNNPRWVRTVSIRPGVEWMDLIREPQREGRADIWEQSDYFRGKVREYAGTRPGSFASGLLGKTARLLCSREIPRNHNLYSLREAAPVLKPLLWKAGGFGFPFGLLLPLALLGLATRGRRLDPVWLFLLLYSPAVIAVFVSDRYRAPAIPALAVAAAFGLAWLWEQRGNRRRVGAAIAALAAAAALISLPRAYPEERLSFEAERNWAAGQRLAAGNRPAEAESFLRRATELDPGMVDAWNSLGVLLEQQGRRAEAIEAYRRALALDPGNPGLRFNLEAARLPASGSSAPAAGPSP